Genomic DNA from Candidatus Hydrogenedentota bacterium:
GGGCTTCGGATACCGACATTCGGGCGGCGGCGGCTATCTCGTCGACAAAGGAACCATCCTGACTCAGCACATCGAGCACGGCGCGCTCCAGCGGTGTCACGTTGGCTGCGGGAGACGGGGTAGAAGCCGCCTGGCCCGTCGGTGACGCGACGGCCGGTGCGGCGGGTCGGGGAGGCGGCGCAACCACATCGCGGGGCGCGGGTGTATTCTGACGGGCGGGCGGACGATTCGCGGCCTCTATATCAAGCTCTACGAGAATATCCTGGGCCGTTTCCACCAGCTTGGCCCCTTCGCGAATGAGGGCGTGGGGACCCCGGCTGTTGTAGGCGCCGGCCTCGCCGGGTACCGCGTAGACTTCGCGGCCCTGCTCCGCGGCATTGCGTGCGGTAATCAGGGCGCCACTCCCAATGGGCGCCTCAACAACCACGGTACCCATGGAGAGTCCGCTGATAATCCGATTGCGATACGGGAAATGGCCCTTGGAAGGTTTCACCCCCATCTCGAAAGACGATACCACCGCGCCGTGTTGGACGATCCGGTGCATCAGCGCCGCGTTGGATGGGGGATAAACAATATCGACACCGCACCCGAGCACCGCGATCGTACGACCACCGGCCTCCATGGCCCCCTCGTGGGCGGCGGTGTCGATGCCTTCGGCCATCCCGCTGACAATGGTAATGCCGTGCGAGGCCAGTTCATAGGCGAGATTGCGGGCCATGCGCGCGCCGTAGGCCGTGGGCTTGCGGGTACCCACCAGCGCTACCGCCTGATGGTCCGCCTCGGCAAGACTTCCCCGGCAGAAAAGGACCAGGGGGGGATCGTAGATTTCGGCGAGGCGCAGGGGATAGGCCGGATCATCCATGGTCAACAGGGATGCGCCGTATTGGGCGAGGTGCATAAGCTGTCGGTCGACATCCACC
This window encodes:
- the dprA gene encoding DNA-protecting protein DprA, with the translated sequence MGTTLFIRLLSRFGTPADVLGASEAALSDVVGPKLAERIRAYRGVVDVDRQLMHLAQYGASLLTMDDPAYPLRLAEIYDPPLVLFCRGSLAEADHQAVALVGTRKPTAYGARMARNLAYELASHGITIVSGMAEGIDTAAHEGAMEAGGRTIAVLGCGVDIVYPPSNAALMHRIVQHGAVVSSFEMGVKPSKGHFPYRNRIISGLSMGTVVVEAPIGSGALITARNAAEQGREVYAVPGEAGAYNSRGPHALIREGAKLVETAQDILVELDIEAANRPPARQNTPAPRDVVAPPPRPAAPAVASPTGQAASTPSPAANVTPLERAVLDVLSQDGSFVDEIAAAARMSVSEA